A single window of Streptomyces cathayae DNA harbors:
- a CDS encoding EF-hand domain-containing protein yields MVTSEYERRIAARFATFDQDGNGYIDREDFSGAAKALLAEFGTRARSDKGQALYGGAEAFWQGMAGIADHDGDQRITRAEFVTGAVKRLRDNPDRFAEIARPFLRATLALAGPDGDGAVGVAEIARVLRALGVPDALAGSAAATLDTDGDGRIGEEEIVRGFARYFTVPE; encoded by the coding sequence ATGGTCACCAGCGAGTACGAGCGCCGGATCGCGGCCCGGTTCGCCACCTTCGACCAGGACGGCAACGGTTACATCGACCGCGAGGACTTCAGCGGAGCGGCCAAGGCGCTGCTCGCCGAGTTCGGCACGCGGGCCCGCTCCGACAAGGGCCAGGCCCTGTACGGCGGCGCCGAGGCCTTCTGGCAGGGCATGGCGGGCATCGCGGACCACGACGGCGACCAGCGCATCACCCGCGCGGAATTCGTGACCGGCGCGGTGAAGCGGCTGCGGGACAACCCGGACCGGTTCGCCGAGATCGCCCGGCCCTTCCTGCGCGCGACCCTCGCCCTGGCCGGCCCGGACGGCGACGGCGCGGTCGGCGTGGCGGAGATCGCCCGCGTCCTGAGGGCGCTCGGCGTCCCCGATGCGCTCGCCGGATCCGCTGCCGCCACGCTGGACACGGACGGTGACGGCAGGATCGGCGAGGAAGAGATCGTACGGGGCTTCGCCCGCTACTTCACCGTCCCCGAGTAG
- the purU gene encoding formyltetrahydrofolate deformylase — protein sequence MSEQPIRTETPADQYVLTLSCPDKQGIVHAVSSYLFMTGCNIEDSQQFGDHDTDLFFMRVHFSADAPVTLDKLRASFAAIGDAFRMDWQINRADEKMRVLLMVSKFGHCLNDLLFRAQIGALPVEIAGVVSNHTDFAELVASYNIPFHHLPVTKDTKAEAEAKLLEIVREEDVELVVLARYMQVLSDDLCKQLSGRIINIHHSFLPSFKGAKPYHQAHARGVKLIGATAHYVTADLDEGPIIEQEVERVGHGVTPDQLVAVGRDVECQALARAVKWHAERRILLNGRRTVVFA from the coding sequence ATGAGTGAGCAGCCCATTCGAACAGAGACCCCGGCCGACCAGTACGTCCTGACCCTGTCCTGCCCCGACAAGCAGGGCATCGTGCACGCCGTGTCGAGCTATCTGTTCATGACCGGTTGCAACATCGAGGACAGCCAGCAGTTCGGCGACCACGACACCGACCTGTTCTTCATGCGGGTCCACTTCTCCGCCGACGCACCGGTGACCCTGGACAAGCTGCGGGCGAGTTTCGCGGCGATCGGTGACGCGTTCCGGATGGACTGGCAGATCAACCGGGCCGACGAGAAGATGCGCGTCCTCCTGATGGTCAGCAAGTTCGGCCACTGCCTGAACGACCTGCTCTTCCGCGCCCAGATCGGCGCGCTGCCGGTGGAGATCGCCGGAGTGGTGTCCAACCACACCGACTTCGCGGAGCTGGTGGCCTCGTACAACATCCCCTTCCACCACCTGCCGGTGACGAAGGACACCAAGGCGGAGGCCGAGGCGAAGCTGCTGGAGATCGTGCGCGAGGAGGACGTCGAACTCGTCGTGCTCGCCCGCTACATGCAGGTCCTCTCGGACGACCTGTGCAAGCAGCTCTCCGGGCGGATCATCAACATCCACCACTCCTTCCTGCCGAGCTTCAAGGGCGCGAAGCCGTACCACCAGGCGCACGCCCGGGGAGTGAAGCTGATCGGCGCCACCGCGCACTACGTCACCGCCGACCTCGACGAGGGCCCGATCATCGAGCAGGAGGTCGAGCGGGTGGGGCACGGTGTCACCCCGGACCAGCTCGTCGCCGTCGGCCGCGACGTGGAGTGCCAGGCGCTGGCGCGCGCGGTGAAGTGGCACGCGGAACGCCGCATCCTGCTGAACGGGCGGCGGACGGTGGTCTTCGCCTGA
- a CDS encoding ATP-binding protein produces the protein MQLEIRPDPAEVGRARQWTRSRLAGSGIEADEPLSETLVLLVSELVTNAVVHTGCPAVLRLSLTDVEAGEATVRLEVADRSSRVPVPRCVDGDATGGRGLALVDGLADRWGWSADGTGKRIWCELDRGAAAQEPAPACGGVAYEVV, from the coding sequence GTGCAACTGGAGATCCGGCCCGACCCCGCTGAGGTGGGGCGAGCCCGGCAGTGGACCCGCTCACGGCTGGCCGGGTCGGGTATAGAGGCCGACGAGCCGCTGTCCGAGACGCTGGTCCTTCTCGTCTCGGAGCTTGTCACCAACGCCGTCGTGCACACCGGCTGTCCGGCCGTACTGAGACTGTCCCTGACGGATGTGGAGGCAGGGGAGGCCACCGTCCGTCTGGAGGTGGCCGACCGGAGCAGCAGGGTGCCGGTGCCGCGCTGTGTGGACGGTGACGCGACCGGTGGGCGCGGGCTCGCCCTCGTCGACGGCCTGGCGGACCGCTGGGGGTGGAGTGCCGACGGCACCGGCAAGCGCATCTGGTGCGAACTGGACCGCGGCGCGGCCGCGCAGGAGCCCGCCCCGGCCTGTGGTGGAGTCGCGTACGAGGTGGTGTAG
- a CDS encoding STAS domain-containing protein has protein sequence MVVAFKVTDGQQGEWAVLRVSGELDLVTSPVLRQRVHDAVADGRHRLVLDLSEVWFCDSSGVGVLIATRRLLRSCQGSLRLILPAHGAADGSHVNRVLGALGVRRLFDVHPDVPSAVDGSSRPLSA, from the coding sequence GTGGTGGTGGCCTTCAAAGTGACCGACGGGCAGCAGGGCGAGTGGGCCGTGCTCCGGGTGTCGGGCGAACTGGACCTGGTGACGTCGCCGGTGCTGCGTCAGCGGGTGCACGACGCGGTGGCCGACGGCAGACACCGCCTCGTCCTCGATCTCTCCGAGGTGTGGTTCTGCGACTCCAGCGGCGTCGGGGTGCTCATAGCCACCCGCCGGCTGCTGCGTTCCTGCCAGGGCAGTCTGCGGTTGATCCTGCCCGCGCACGGGGCCGCCGACGGCAGTCACGTCAACCGGGTCCTGGGCGCGCTCGGTGTCCGCCGCCTCTTCGACGTGCACCCGGACGTCCCGTCCGCGGTGGACGGGAGCTCCCGCCCGCTGTCGGCCTGA
- a CDS encoding SCO4402 family protein — MTVQGSENSSRRGRRSSTMGGMPLNDMPWWRWRSNVRSALHMLSDPGFQQGVWLAGVDGYGDVTDAVYRLVEDTWLDNWSAEKYVGTIFRDSQEAALVDTAVLRVLRIMHQVGPDAPVTAYLAHEGWPDAVRAARDAHVRLAVSDGEDPDTAPRTLEALHILTRSA; from the coding sequence ATGACCGTGCAAGGTTCGGAGAACTCTTCCCGCCGCGGCCGTCGCTCCTCCACCATGGGCGGCATGCCACTCAACGACATGCCATGGTGGCGCTGGCGCAGCAATGTGCGCTCCGCGCTGCACATGCTCTCCGACCCCGGGTTCCAGCAGGGCGTCTGGCTGGCCGGGGTGGACGGCTACGGTGACGTCACCGACGCGGTCTACCGGCTGGTCGAGGACACCTGGCTGGACAACTGGTCCGCCGAGAAGTACGTCGGCACGATCTTCCGCGACTCCCAGGAGGCGGCGCTCGTCGACACCGCGGTGCTGCGGGTGCTGCGGATCATGCACCAGGTCGGTCCGGACGCACCGGTCACCGCCTACCTCGCGCACGAGGGATGGCCGGACGCGGTACGGGCCGCGCGGGACGCGCACGTGCGGCTGGCGGTGAGCGACGGGGAGGATCCCGACACCGCGCCGCGGACCCTCGAGGCGCTGCACATCCTTACGCGGTCCGCGTAA
- a CDS encoding metal-dependent transcriptional regulator: MSGLIDTTEMYLRTILELEEEGVVPMRARIAERLDQSGPTVSQTVARMERDGLVSVASDRHLELTDEGRRLATRVMRKHRLAECLLVDVIGLEWEQVHAEACRWEHVMSEAVERRVLELLRHPTESPYGNPIPGLEELGEKDGAVPFLDEGMVSLADLDPGAEGKTVVVRRIGEPIQTDAQLMYTLRRAGVQPGSVVSVTESAGGVLVGSGGEAAELERDVASHVFVAKP, from the coding sequence ATGTCCGGACTGATCGACACCACGGAGATGTATCTCCGCACCATCCTCGAGCTGGAGGAGGAAGGCGTGGTGCCCATGCGCGCCCGGATCGCCGAGCGGCTCGACCAGAGCGGGCCGACGGTCAGCCAGACGGTGGCCCGGATGGAACGTGACGGCCTGGTGTCCGTCGCCAGCGACCGGCATCTGGAGCTGACGGACGAGGGCCGCCGGCTGGCCACCCGGGTGATGCGCAAGCACCGCCTCGCCGAGTGTCTGCTCGTCGACGTGATCGGCCTGGAGTGGGAGCAGGTGCACGCCGAGGCCTGCCGCTGGGAGCACGTGATGAGCGAGGCCGTCGAGCGTCGCGTGCTGGAGCTGCTGCGGCACCCGACCGAGTCGCCCTACGGCAACCCGATCCCGGGCCTGGAGGAGCTGGGCGAGAAGGACGGCGCCGTCCCGTTCCTGGACGAGGGCATGGTCTCCCTGGCCGATCTCGACCCGGGGGCCGAGGGCAAGACGGTCGTGGTGCGCCGGATCGGCGAGCCGATCCAGACGGACGCGCAGCTGATGTACACGCTGCGCCGCGCGGGCGTGCAGCCCGGATCGGTGGTCAGTGTGACGGAGTCGGCGGGCGGTGTGCTGGTGGGCAGCGGCGGCGAGGCGGCCGAACTGGAGAGGGACGTCGCCTCCCACGTGTTCGTCGCCAAGCCCTAG
- a CDS encoding sigma-70 family RNA polymerase sigma factor → MTKSDVPPHWDRTMQQRLARGEAAALGEFYDRFASLVHGLAHRVLGDEHAADGITREVFAHVWEQPDTYDPRRGPLRTWVAELTHRLAVERLRATRTAALAHSTHGSPGDAEELERQVRHASVAARADYIVHAMPVPLRAALEQAYFQRRDYHQTAADLGVTEDEARRRLRLGLQLLATAHDTETAQLDAPPGIGGAA, encoded by the coding sequence ATGACGAAAAGCGACGTACCGCCTCACTGGGACCGCACGATGCAGCAGCGGCTCGCCCGCGGGGAGGCCGCGGCACTCGGTGAGTTCTACGACCGGTTCGCCTCCCTCGTGCACGGCCTCGCCCATCGCGTCCTCGGCGACGAGCACGCCGCCGACGGCATCACCCGCGAGGTCTTCGCCCACGTCTGGGAGCAGCCGGACACCTACGACCCCCGGCGGGGCCCGCTGCGCACCTGGGTCGCCGAGCTGACCCACCGACTGGCCGTCGAGCGGCTGCGCGCCACCAGGACGGCGGCGCTCGCCCACAGCACCCACGGCTCCCCCGGCGACGCCGAGGAGCTGGAGCGCCAGGTGCGCCACGCCTCGGTGGCCGCCCGCGCGGACTACATCGTGCACGCCATGCCGGTACCGCTGCGGGCCGCACTGGAGCAGGCGTACTTCCAGCGCCGCGACTACCACCAGACCGCAGCCGACCTCGGCGTCACCGAGGACGAGGCCCGTCGCCGCCTCCGGCTGGGCCTGCAACTGCTGGCCACGGCTCACGACACCGAGACGGCACAGTTGGACGCCCCGCCCGGCATCGGGGGTGCGGCGTGA
- a CDS encoding bifunctional DNA primase/polymerase, giving the protein MFVVEETIPGTGAGHIPKQRGETLLETAVRYTEERHWDVFAGTWLEAVDGVHRCSCGVAKCPAPGAHPTRSDWAAQATGSATTVRRMWQMWPTASILIPTGHAFDTISVPETAGFLALARMERMELTLGPVTLSPAGRMEFFVLPGASAKVPGLIRSLGWSLSPLDLSVRGEGAYVAAPPTRFGSRGAVQWASRPTPANRWLPDATELISPLAYACGRDRQDRQDRQDLKNRPGR; this is encoded by the coding sequence GTGTTCGTCGTGGAAGAGACGATCCCGGGCACCGGCGCCGGACACATCCCGAAGCAGCGCGGAGAGACCCTGCTGGAGACCGCGGTGCGTTATACCGAGGAGCGGCACTGGGACGTGTTCGCGGGCACCTGGCTGGAGGCCGTCGACGGGGTGCACCGCTGCTCGTGCGGCGTCGCGAAGTGCCCGGCACCCGGCGCGCACCCGACGCGCTCGGACTGGGCGGCCCAGGCGACCGGCAGTGCGACCACCGTGCGCCGCATGTGGCAGATGTGGCCGACGGCCTCGATCCTGATCCCCACCGGCCACGCCTTCGACACGATCTCCGTCCCCGAGACGGCCGGGTTCCTGGCGCTGGCCCGGATGGAGCGGATGGAACTGACGCTCGGTCCGGTGACCCTGAGCCCGGCCGGACGCATGGAGTTCTTCGTGCTCCCCGGTGCCTCGGCGAAGGTGCCGGGTCTGATCCGCTCCCTGGGCTGGTCGCTGTCCCCGCTCGATCTGAGCGTGCGGGGCGAGGGTGCGTACGTGGCGGCGCCGCCCACACGGTTCGGGTCCAGGGGGGCCGTGCAGTGGGCCAGCAGGCCGACCCCGGCGAACCGCTGGCTGCCGGACGCGACGGAACTGATCTCCCCTCTCGCCTACGCCTGCGGCCGCGACCGGCAGGACCGGCAGGACCGGCAGGACCTCAAGAACCGGCCGGGCCGGTAG
- a CDS encoding ABC transporter substrate-binding protein — MTGSRFRSSPLSRHRSRPFRAGVITTGALAAMTLAAGCGVVPGISAADDPITVMTWAPEETKATNKPGMPAFARAYASWVNSEGGINGRKLNVLTCNERNDSVAAARCARTAVKENAVAVVGSYSQHADAFMPALEGAGIPYIGGYGITTDEFTSPLSYPVNGGQPALLAGLGRALADSCGPVTLIRPDTIAGDQLPPLLNSGLSAGGHEPTADQRAEEEATEYEGQSKQALETSTTDPEAPGCVVPALGDRTGTFMDSFRRARADYPDVRTATVMGSVDQTTINTSGGSSSPYEGSYVTGWYPASSDALWDPMKDVIKKEAFGDNRIDPADTGVQTTWIAYTVLKQVLESLGDGEVSSSSVTRTLNKGLKVETGGLTPTLRWQFQDKLAAVGFPRLVNANVTLQKVKDGRLVAGSEGFIDVTDTLHKADVV, encoded by the coding sequence ATGACCGGCAGTCGCTTTCGCAGCAGTCCCCTCTCCCGCCACCGCTCCCGGCCGTTCAGAGCCGGCGTCATCACCACGGGCGCGCTGGCGGCGATGACGCTCGCCGCCGGCTGCGGGGTCGTCCCCGGCATCTCGGCGGCCGACGACCCGATCACCGTCATGACCTGGGCGCCCGAGGAGACCAAGGCCACCAACAAGCCAGGCATGCCCGCTTTCGCCCGCGCCTACGCCAGCTGGGTGAACTCCGAGGGCGGCATCAACGGCCGCAAGCTCAACGTCCTCACCTGCAACGAGCGCAACGACAGTGTGGCCGCCGCGCGGTGCGCCCGGACCGCGGTCAAGGAGAACGCCGTCGCGGTCGTCGGCTCGTACAGCCAGCACGCCGACGCCTTCATGCCCGCCCTCGAGGGGGCCGGCATCCCGTACATCGGCGGCTACGGCATCACCACCGACGAGTTCACCAGCCCGCTGTCCTACCCCGTCAACGGCGGCCAGCCGGCGCTGCTGGCCGGTCTCGGCCGCGCCCTCGCCGACTCCTGCGGGCCGGTCACCCTGATCCGGCCGGACACCATCGCGGGCGACCAGCTGCCCCCGCTGCTCAACTCGGGCCTGTCCGCCGGCGGCCATGAGCCGACCGCGGACCAGCGGGCGGAGGAGGAGGCCACCGAGTACGAGGGACAGTCGAAACAGGCTCTGGAGACCAGCACCACCGACCCGGAGGCCCCGGGCTGTGTGGTGCCCGCGCTCGGGGACCGCACCGGCACCTTCATGGACTCCTTCCGGCGGGCCCGCGCCGACTACCCCGACGTGCGCACCGCGACCGTGATGGGCAGCGTCGACCAGACGACGATCAACACGTCCGGCGGCTCGTCGAGCCCGTACGAGGGCTCGTACGTGACCGGCTGGTACCCGGCGTCGAGCGACGCGCTCTGGGACCCCATGAAGGACGTCATCAAGAAGGAGGCGTTCGGCGACAACCGGATCGACCCCGCCGACACCGGGGTGCAGACCACCTGGATCGCCTACACGGTGCTGAAGCAGGTCCTCGAGTCGCTCGGCGACGGCGAGGTGAGCTCGAGCAGCGTGACCCGGACCCTGAACAAGGGGCTGAAGGTCGAGACGGGCGGGCTCACCCCCACCCTGCGCTGGCAGTTCCAGGACAAGCTGGCCGCCGTCGGCTTCCCGCGGCTGGTCAACGCCAACGTGACACTGCAGAAGGTCAAGGACGGGCGGCTGGTGGCCGGCAGCGAGGGCTTCATCGACGTGACGGACACCCTGCACAAAGCCGACGTGGTGTGA
- a CDS encoding maleylpyruvate isomerase N-terminal domain-containing protein produces the protein MNDDRPEPSDDTTATAAAAGTPTAPGNGADGTREDGGPPRPAPASQPAEPLVLEHRVLKSLLGAWALAACAPEETAAVEEHLGDCGACADEALRLRDAVGLLQRPENLDLNPGLRTRVLESCLKRRPPRIPVPDWAAAYDAETARLDALLQDFGDTEWHAPVRLRWYEADEATTRRTTVAGVIAHLLTVDGLVAVALGLDDPLGGLPAERPTPSARTEAYWSASPSPPTRSVRTPWRAQTHDLVRTVSFTGSRAGRMAVSYGDFELPLHDAMLDRAFECWVHAEDIAEAVDYPYDPPTGRHLHRMVDLAARMLPSVLEARRRSGPDAPGGRRLVAAGAPGRSLRLEIEGSGGGEWLIPLDSPAARGSAEHEVAHIALDGSEFCRLAAGHVPPREAAAGQVGDKEAISEVLLAAASLSRM, from the coding sequence GTGAACGACGACCGTCCCGAGCCGTCCGACGACACCACCGCCACCGCCGCCGCCGCGGGGACACCCACGGCCCCGGGAAACGGGGCGGACGGTACGCGTGAGGACGGCGGGCCGCCCCGGCCGGCACCGGCGTCGCAACCGGCCGAGCCGCTGGTGCTGGAGCACCGGGTGCTGAAGTCACTGCTGGGCGCGTGGGCGCTGGCCGCCTGCGCGCCGGAGGAGACGGCGGCTGTCGAGGAGCACCTCGGCGACTGCGGGGCCTGCGCCGACGAGGCGCTGCGCCTGCGCGACGCGGTCGGGCTGCTGCAGCGCCCCGAGAACCTCGATCTGAACCCGGGGCTGCGCACCCGCGTCCTGGAGTCCTGCCTCAAGCGGCGCCCGCCGCGCATCCCCGTACCCGACTGGGCCGCCGCCTACGACGCCGAGACGGCCCGGCTGGACGCACTGCTCCAGGACTTCGGCGACACCGAGTGGCACGCACCCGTGCGGCTGCGCTGGTACGAGGCCGACGAGGCGACCACCCGCCGCACCACGGTCGCCGGGGTCATCGCGCATCTGCTGACCGTCGACGGCCTGGTCGCGGTCGCCCTCGGGCTGGACGACCCGCTCGGCGGCCTGCCGGCCGAGCGGCCCACCCCGTCGGCCCGCACCGAGGCGTACTGGAGTGCCTCCCCTTCCCCGCCCACCCGCTCGGTACGAACGCCCTGGCGTGCGCAGACCCACGACCTGGTGCGGACCGTGTCCTTCACGGGCAGCCGGGCCGGGCGGATGGCGGTGTCGTACGGCGACTTCGAGCTGCCGCTGCACGACGCGATGCTGGACCGCGCCTTCGAGTGCTGGGTGCACGCGGAGGACATCGCCGAGGCGGTGGACTATCCGTACGATCCGCCCACCGGACGGCATCTGCACCGCATGGTCGACCTGGCCGCGCGGATGCTGCCGTCCGTCCTGGAGGCGCGCCGCCGCTCCGGGCCGGACGCGCCCGGCGGGCGGCGGCTGGTCGCGGCCGGTGCGCCGGGGCGGAGCCTGCGGCTGGAGATCGAGGGGTCCGGTGGCGGGGAGTGGCTGATCCCGCTGGACTCCCCCGCCGCCCGGGGCTCCGCCGAGCACGAGGTGGCCCACATCGCCCTCGACGGTTCGGAGTTCTGCCGTCTGGCGGCGGGCCACGTGCCCCCGCGGGAGGCGGCCGCCGGGCAGGTCGGCGACAAGGAGGCGATCAGTGAGGTCCTCCTGGCGGCGGCCTCACTGAGCAGGATGTAG
- a CDS encoding transcriptional regulator, with protein sequence MAARPLVARQPNERLQALIQEAGCSNAGLARRVNLCGAEHGLDLRYDKTSVARWLRGQQPRGRAPAIIAEALGRKLGRTVTIDEIGMANGKNLASGVGLQFSPTVLGAIEQVCELWRSDVGRRDFLSGSSVASSALVEPSRDWLISAPDPQVARSVGPRVGRSDVAAVRSMTQALVDLDHQYGSGHVRPVVVHYLNSVVSGLLAGSYREAVGRELFAAVARLTELAGYMAIDTGQPGLAQRYYIQALRLAQAAGDRGYGGYVLAASMSHLAAELGNPREIAQLARAAQEGARGRATPRAQSMFRAAEARGHALMGDAHAAQIAAGHAISAMEAADPASGDDPVWIAHFDEAYLADELAHCHRDLGQAEAAARCALEALAGHPESRARRRAIGYVLLATAQVQQREVEQACSTGLKAVELLDGLRSNRGAEYLEDFRQRLEPYQEEPVVREFGARVALPAAA encoded by the coding sequence ATGGCCGCAAGGCCTCTCGTCGCGCGGCAGCCGAACGAACGACTGCAGGCGCTCATCCAGGAAGCCGGGTGCTCCAACGCCGGGCTGGCCCGCAGGGTCAACCTGTGCGGTGCCGAACACGGCCTCGACCTGCGCTACGACAAGACGTCGGTGGCCCGTTGGCTCCGCGGACAGCAGCCGCGGGGCCGGGCGCCGGCGATCATCGCGGAGGCGCTCGGACGCAAACTGGGCCGCACGGTCACCATCGACGAGATCGGCATGGCCAACGGCAAGAACCTCGCGTCGGGCGTCGGTCTCCAGTTCTCGCCGACGGTCCTGGGGGCCATCGAGCAGGTCTGCGAGCTGTGGCGCAGTGACGTGGGCCGGCGGGACTTCCTGTCCGGCTCCTCCGTCGCCTCGTCCGCCCTGGTGGAGCCGAGCCGGGACTGGCTGATCTCCGCCCCCGACCCGCAGGTGGCGCGCTCGGTCGGGCCGCGGGTCGGGCGGTCCGACGTGGCGGCCGTGCGGTCGATGACGCAGGCCCTGGTGGACCTGGACCACCAGTACGGCAGCGGGCATGTGCGTCCGGTCGTCGTGCACTACCTCAACAGCGTCGTCTCGGGGCTGCTCGCGGGGTCGTACCGGGAGGCCGTGGGGCGGGAGTTGTTCGCGGCGGTCGCCCGACTGACCGAACTCGCCGGATACATGGCGATCGACACCGGGCAACCGGGCCTCGCCCAGCGCTACTACATCCAGGCGCTGCGGCTGGCCCAGGCGGCCGGCGATCGCGGCTACGGCGGGTACGTGCTCGCCGCCTCCATGAGCCATCTGGCCGCGGAACTCGGAAACCCGCGGGAGATCGCGCAGTTGGCGCGTGCCGCGCAGGAGGGCGCGCGGGGCCGGGCGACACCCCGCGCGCAGTCCATGTTCCGCGCGGCGGAGGCGCGCGGGCACGCGCTGATGGGTGACGCGCACGCCGCGCAGATCGCGGCCGGGCACGCGATCAGTGCCATGGAGGCGGCCGATCCGGCGTCGGGGGACGACCCCGTGTGGATCGCACACTTCGACGAGGCCTATCTGGCCGACGAGCTGGCGCACTGCCACCGGGACCTGGGGCAGGCCGAGGCGGCCGCGCGGTGCGCGCTCGAGGCCCTGGCCGGGCATCCGGAGTCCCGGGCGCGGCGCCGGGCGATCGGCTACGTGCTGCTGGCCACCGCGCAGGTGCAGCAGCGGGAGGTCGAGCAGGCCTGCAGCACGGGCCTGAAGGCGGTGGAACTGCTCGACGGACTCAGGTCGAACCGCGGTGCCGAGTACCTGGAGGACTTCCGGCAGAGACTGGAGCCGTATCAGGAGGAGCCGGTGGTACGGGAGTTCGGCGCCCGCGTCGCCCTCCCGGCCGCGGCGTGA
- a CDS encoding alpha/beta fold hydrolase yields MARRIDVTGADGVRLAAWEFGDPPKGAGDPAEHAAGNTGVLLLHGLMGRASHWASTARWLSERYRAVALDQRGHGRSDKPAQASFTRDAYVDDTEAALEQLGLGPTVLIGHAMGALTAWQLAAKRPDLVRGVIICDMRASALGAASQREWAQWFTAWPLPFATLADVRKWFGEDDPWVERPNPARGEFYAEVMAESSDGWRPVFDPDQMLRSRETWVYNAHWEELAQVRCPTLVVRGLDGELGRAEAQEMVRVLPRGRYAEVADAGHLVHYDQPEAWRAAIEPFLATLRAD; encoded by the coding sequence ATGGCGCGACGCATCGACGTGACGGGGGCGGACGGCGTACGGCTCGCCGCCTGGGAGTTCGGCGATCCCCCCAAGGGCGCCGGCGACCCGGCGGAGCACGCCGCCGGGAACACGGGCGTGCTGCTGTTGCACGGACTCATGGGACGGGCCTCGCACTGGGCGTCCACCGCCCGCTGGCTCTCCGAGCGGTACCGGGCCGTCGCCCTCGACCAGCGTGGCCACGGCCGCAGCGACAAGCCCGCACAGGCCTCGTTCACCCGGGACGCCTATGTCGACGACACCGAGGCCGCCCTGGAGCAGCTGGGGCTCGGCCCGACCGTCCTCATCGGCCACGCGATGGGCGCGCTGACCGCCTGGCAGCTGGCCGCCAAGCGGCCGGACCTGGTGCGCGGGGTGATCATCTGCGACATGCGGGCCTCCGCGCTCGGGGCCGCCTCGCAGCGCGAGTGGGCCCAGTGGTTCACCGCCTGGCCCCTCCCGTTCGCCACGCTCGCCGACGTACGCAAGTGGTTCGGCGAGGACGACCCCTGGGTGGAGCGGCCGAACCCGGCCCGCGGTGAGTTCTACGCCGAGGTGATGGCCGAGTCCTCCGACGGGTGGCGGCCGGTCTTCGACCCGGACCAGATGCTCCGCTCCCGCGAGACCTGGGTCTACAACGCGCACTGGGAGGAGCTGGCCCAGGTGCGGTGCCCCACCCTGGTGGTCCGGGGCCTCGACGGCGAGCTGGGGCGCGCGGAGGCCCAGGAGATGGTCCGCGTCCTGCCCCGCGGCCGGTACGCGGAGGTGGCCGACGCCGGCCACCTGGTCCACTACGACCAGCCGGAGGCCTGGCGGGCGGCGATCGAGCCGTTCCTGGCCACCCTCCGGGCCGACTGA